The DNA segment ACTCGAGGGGACGACTGCGGCCAACAAAGCGGCCGTCGACGCCATGTTCGCACCCGTAATGAGCGACAATGGAAAGGCACCTGCCGCGACCGCCGACACCGAAGAATCGGACAGTGAAACGCAGATCGACACTGACCTCCCCTCCATCGAGTACGCCGACCTCGACTGGGCGTTCGAACGAACGGTCGACGATCCCGCCGACCTGGCTGTCGGCGATCAGGTCACGTTCGAGAAGACGCTCTCAAACGACGACGTTCGCGCATTCGCTCGCGTGAGCGGTGATACAAACCGCCTACATCTCGACGACGCGTTCGCCGCCGATACCCGATTCGGCGAACGAATCGTCCACGGCACGCTCGTCTCCGGGCTTATCAGTGCCGCCCTCGCCCGTCTCCCCGGATTGACGATCTATCTCTCACAGGACCTCGAGTTCCGTGCCCCCGTCGGCATCGGTGATCGGGTCTCCGCCCGGGTCGAAATCCTCGAAGACCTGGGCAACGACCAGTATCGCCTCGAGACCGAAATCCGCGACGAAGACGACGACGCCACCGTCATCGCCGGGGAAGCTGTCGTGCTCATCGACGAACTGCCCGTCGCTTGAAACGGTCGATTGTCGTTTCCTATCGGTCGGCGACGAGCCGGGTTGGTCGCTGACCGATACACAGTGACAGCAACCCCCGTCAGTGATTCGACACTCATCAGCGCTTGACAGTCACGAGCGACGGGACACAGCCGAACCGTGAGAGTGAAACCGTGGGGCCGACACGGTTCACGCAGATGGCAGATCGCGGGTTCGACCAGGACCTCGAGAAACGACTCGAGGACGGTCGAAAACATAGATTGACGCCGGTCGACCGAATCGACGCTCGAGGGTACGCCTCGGAGCCACCGGAGGGTGGCCTGCCGGTCCTCGGCGCTGCAGAACGGGTCGTGTTCGCCTCGAATAACTATCTGGGGCTTACGGCCGACCAGCACGTCCAGAACGCCGCACGTCAGGCCGCTGCAACCGTCGGCACCGGAACTGGCGGTAGCCGCGTCGGCACCGGCGATACGATCGTCAACCACGACCTCGAGCGCCTGCTGGCTGAAACGCTCGGGACCGAGCGGGCACTGACCTTTTC comes from the Natronosalvus amylolyticus genome and includes:
- a CDS encoding MaoC family dehydratase — protein: MGSQQFGAARFASAWSSMATSILEGTTAANKAAVDAMFAPVMSDNGKAPAATADTEESDSETQIDTDLPSIEYADLDWAFERTVDDPADLAVGDQVTFEKTLSNDDVRAFARVSGDTNRLHLDDAFAADTRFGERIVHGTLVSGLISAALARLPGLTIYLSQDLEFRAPVGIGDRVSARVEILEDLGNDQYRLETEIRDEDDDATVIAGEAVVLIDELPVA